In Bdellovibrionales bacterium, the following proteins share a genomic window:
- a CDS encoding ATP-binding cassette domain-containing protein yields MSTLIELRNISVSFDGRELLSNINLRIEKGEIFVLIGPSGQGKSVLLKIIAGILEPSLGQIFIDGIDLYHCPSSKKTDLMRRMGMLFQKNALFDSLTCSENIAFFLRETTACDEPEIHRRIDFFLNEVGILHARDLLPEEISGGMQKRLGIARALALDPEIIFYDDPTAGLDPITSRKIVDLIIKLQNEKNSTVIAITNDMNRAYQMADRIGMLIDGGLIITGTESETKAHQNPAVYQFIRGNSSGPLTVSG; encoded by the coding sequence GTGTCAACTTTGATTGAGCTTAGAAATATCAGTGTGAGTTTCGATGGGCGCGAGCTCCTATCGAACATCAATCTCAGGATAGAAAAGGGGGAAATCTTTGTTCTTATAGGTCCAAGCGGCCAAGGAAAGTCAGTGCTTCTCAAGATAATTGCCGGAATTCTCGAGCCAAGCCTTGGACAAATTTTTATTGATGGAATTGATCTCTATCACTGTCCCTCCTCCAAAAAGACAGATCTCATGCGTCGCATGGGGATGTTATTTCAAAAAAATGCTCTATTTGATTCTCTCACTTGTTCGGAAAACATTGCTTTTTTTCTCCGGGAGACCACCGCTTGTGATGAACCAGAGATCCACCGTCGAATCGATTTTTTTCTAAACGAAGTCGGTATCCTTCATGCCCGAGATCTCCTGCCAGAGGAAATCAGCGGAGGAATGCAAAAGCGGCTTGGAATTGCGAGGGCTCTGGCCTTAGATCCAGAAATTATTTTCTACGATGACCCAACTGCTGGACTGGACCCAATTACAAGCCGCAAAATTGTCGATTTAATTATCAAACTGCAAAATGAGAAAAATTCGACCGTGATTGCAATTACCAACGATATGAATCGGGCCTATCAAATGGCCGACCGAATAGGTATGCTCATTGACGGGGGCTTGATCATCACTGGAACTGAATCAGAGACGAAGGCACACCAAAACCCAGCAGTCTATCAATTTATCCGCGGTAACTCCAGTGGTCCGCTGACGGTGTCTGGATGA
- a CDS encoding ABC transporter ATP-binding protein, which yields MIRFENVIKSFGDRRVLDSISFEVKAGEILFILGTSGTGKSVLLKNIVGLLRPTSGKIFVDNTEVSHLSEEEYFDIRRKCGMVFQHPALFDSLSVHDNICFGLRRHFKLSEDQIDKRVQEVLRLVNLPKISEQMPTSLSYGMQKRVSLARTIAIGPKILLFDEPTTGLDPVTTTTINELIRSLSRTLNTTSLVVSHDMRCALAIADKIIVLDKGKIIAWGSPADLKNSDHPLVVEFLQEALAIAFTDSSN from the coding sequence ATGATTCGATTTGAAAATGTGATCAAATCATTTGGAGACCGAAGGGTTTTGGATTCCATCAGCTTTGAAGTCAAAGCGGGAGAAATTCTCTTTATTTTGGGAACCTCGGGCACAGGCAAATCAGTTTTACTCAAGAATATCGTTGGCCTGCTCAGACCTACATCTGGCAAAATTTTTGTGGATAATACAGAAGTCAGTCACCTCAGCGAAGAAGAGTATTTCGATATCCGAAGAAAATGCGGAATGGTCTTCCAACACCCGGCACTGTTTGACTCCTTAAGCGTTCATGACAATATCTGCTTTGGACTCCGACGACATTTTAAACTGTCAGAGGATCAAATTGACAAACGTGTGCAGGAAGTTCTTCGACTCGTCAATCTCCCAAAGATTTCGGAACAAATGCCCACCAGTTTAAGTTATGGAATGCAAAAGCGAGTCAGCCTGGCCCGGACGATCGCAATCGGACCGAAAATTCTCCTTTTTGACGAACCCACAACAGGACTTGATCCCGTCACCACCACAACTATCAATGAATTAATTCGTTCCCTCAGTCGAACTCTGAACACGACCTCTTTGGTCGTCAGCCACGACATGCGTTGCGCCCTCGCTATCGCCGATAAAATTATTGTTCTCGATAAGGGCAAAATCATTGCATGGGGAAGCCCCGCAGATTTGAAAAATTC